The following is a genomic window from Nicotiana tabacum cultivar K326 chromosome 3, ASM71507v2, whole genome shotgun sequence.
agacaccttttttttttcttcttcaacttttatCCTTCAAGAAGACAGCCAAGGAAATCCATCGTCAAAGTTCCCATACCAATCAAACCTCAGTAAAACTTTAAATTTCAAAGTTTAATCCGGAGCAGAGACTTTGTAATCCCATGAATAGTGATCCTGTCACTATTCATCGGCCATAATTCCGGAATCCGGCAAGGTAAGATCACAATATTGGTACCAAAAGAACACCCTTCTCATTGTGAACAACCTCCTTTTGATTTTTTCCTAAAATCTATCCCCATTCAAAATAGATTTTAATTTTACTTTTAAGAGTTACTGTAGCAACAACCTCCCATTAGCCAATTTCAACATTTCTGCCAGCGATAGCTACTGCTTATTTAACGTGAAGCTTGGATGGTTTGTTTTTAAGGGTGATTCTAAGTTCTGAAGCTAAATCAACAACAGATTAAAAACAGATCTTATTTTGCTTTGAAGAGTTACTGTAGCATCAAATTAGCAAAAATTGTGCTTTTCTTGTCATAAGTATTAACGTGGAAAAGAGTTTTCATAGGTGAAAGAGAGTGTTGACGCGAAAGAGTTTTGATCTATGTTGTctcaagtttttaaaaaaaactttacAGTTGGAAGATCCTTCACGGAGTGTTGCCATGGCCACTATGGCCAGTGGCCAGCTACCCGCAAACGCTGGGACACCTCCCCAGCCTCCCCTTAACATCACCCAGCCATGCACGAGACAACAATAAAAGTTCCAAAAACTATGGATTATGCAAATGCTGTAAAACCCACGACTAGTACTTCGACAATGCAAGATCGAGCAGCAGTAGTTTATCCAATCCCCCCAGACAAGCCCAACTCTTTCAAGGACAACCAACAGTATGCTTTACAGAATCAGAAGTTGAATGTATGAACTATATTGAAGGACTGCAACAGGCAgatgtgtgcaaattttcatacGGATGGCCAGAAATCAATGAAATACGTCGAATTGTTCCTATGCAATGTGGTATCAAAGCTGATTGCAACATTGGATATCTTCGTGACAGGCAcattttgattcaattttcaTTATGGCAAGATTACGTATATTTCTCGTCAAAAGGTGTGTACTATGTTAAGGATAAGCATGGGGATGAATTTCAACTAAGAACTTTGATCTATGATGCAAAATTTAAAGTTGGAGAGGAGACACCTAAGGTAATGGCTTGGATTTCATTCCCTAATTTGCTGCCTACCTATTTTGTCAGAGAATGCTTGTTCTCTCTAGCTTCTGTTGTAGGTAAACCCCTTCACTTGGATTTGGCTACTGTCAAGAGAACTAGACCTAGTTGTGCTCGTGTTAAAGTGTTGGTGGATCTGCTAGCTGACCTCCCCAAGAACGTTCGGATGGACATTGTCAATGAAGTAAATGGGGATGTTAGAACTGAATGGGTAACCATTAACTATGATTATTTTCCAAAGTACTGTAAAGAGTGCAAGTTACAAGGCCATGACATGCTTGAATGTTGGAGAATTAATCCTGATTTAAGGGAAAGCAAAAATGTCCAGCAGCAGGAAAATGTCGAAAATGTGAAACAAGGCACTAAGAAACCGGCAAAAAATGATGCTCCTTTGATGATCCTTACTAGTGGTAAGGTAGTTGGTAATGCATGTCCTCGATGGAAGGAAGTTCGAGACAATAGGGGACTAAACAAAGGCAAACAATCTGAAGGTACTAATGCAGAAGGGAAAGAAATAGTTCTTCTTAACAATACAGCTGTGACAAAACAAATACAAACAACCAACCAATTTGTAGTGCTAGAAATTGAAAATGGTGAGATCAATGAAGGTTACCAATTGGCAACTGTGGAAGAAACTCCAGTTCAAAAAACCACAAGCAACAACATTCAGCAAAATAATTCCATGGTAGGTGTAGAGAATGAGTCTGAGGAGCAGGAATTTGATTTTTCAACTAGACAAATAGTACAAAAGGTAACTTCTCCTAGCTCATATAGGAAACAATCATCCAAGACACAACCCAAGAAACTGAACCCTGCAGCACCTACTTTCAATCCTACAGCAATAAAAAATCATGCAGCAAATAGGGAAGCAACAACTCATTGTGTACAAAAAGATTTTGGGAATGAGCAGCATTTTCACAATGAGTCAACTGCCCTTTGGTTCCAAAAAGCATTCAAAAATAATGTTGTTCAAGTCAATACTTCATGTCAAGACATTCCTTCAAAGGACACCAAAGTTGAACAACAATTAGCaaacaacaaagaaaatgaatttgttgaagatacagattttgagaaattcatgaccaatgaaaaagaaaaatgggcaGGAGGGAGACTATGGCTAAACCAAATAGAGGAAGACCTAGCAGATGGTTAGATTCCAGATACAATGCATAGTAATGAAGAATTTGGAGgaaatgaagtggaagatgagGATCAAAGTTTTAATTGTAATGTCAATGCAATCAATATTCAAAGCATCAGCGAATGCACAAATGCAGCAACAGAAAAGACAAAAGAGGGGAACATTAATACTATAGATCCAGGAGGGACTTCACATAATGTTGTTAGTAAAGTCTTGAAAGAAGCTGAAAATgcagacaagaaacaagacaaGAATGCAGACAAGAACCGAACTATGACAGTGCAGTTTTATGCAAGAAGTACTGTTCCATTAAGCACCGTGCAGGATGTAGCAGGAAGTAACGTTCCACTGAACAATACAATGTTGTTGACCAATGAACATGCTGCAAAAGATGCTGAACTTATCAACCAGGCAGAGGATATTGTTACATcaaaagaagaagtagaagcacaTGATCAAGTTAACAACGCAGAACGTAAAGGTGGAGACATGGATGAGGAATCCACTATACAAAATTTCCTTAATGTTGCCAAGCAGGGAGATCTGTCGCCAAGACTAATTGAACAAGTAAAATCTGCAGCAAAGCGAAAAAAGAAACAGTCAAAAGAGACTTCTACTGTCCCAATTAGTGGAGTACAAACAACGAGAACActgtccaaatcccaaaacatttaATGGATGCCATTATATGGAATGTCAGGTCAGTAAACACAATGCAAGCATTTGAAAGGCTGATTACAATGCATAGAAAACATCATTTTGAGTTCATAGGAATCCTTGAGCCTATGCAACAGTCTCACAAAATGGAGAGGTATAGAGCAAGAATTGGTTTGGCACAGGCTGTGGTGAATGTGTCACACAAGATTTGGgcttttattgatgacatttttgaggttactattttatataacatgaCTCAACAGCTGACTTTGAGATTAATGCACTCTGAAACACATGTTGAGCTCATCCTTACACTAGTCTATGCCAAATGTGATCGCACTGAAAGAATAGAACTATGGGATACGTTGTATGGAATGGCATCAGATATGACGGTACCTTGGCTAGTTGGAGGCAACTTTAATGTGATATGGGATGAGGAAGATAAATATGGGGGCTTGCTAGTTTCTCTCATTGAAGTAGATGACTTCAGACACTGCATCAATACCTGCAATTTGACAGACTTGGGTTTTAAAGGAAgcatatttacatggtggaatggaaGATCAGAGGAGGACTGCATTTTTAAAAGATTGGACAGATGTTTTGGCAATAATGAATTGCAACAGACATTTCCTGGATTGGAGATAACTCACCTATCCAAAATTGGGTCTGATCATTGCCCAATGCTGCTGAAATGTGATATAGAAACTCCTCCAATTAAGAAGTCATTCAAATTTCTTAACTTCTAGACAAAGCATGAAACCTTCAAAGATGTAGTAAAAGAGAATTGGAATGCTGATTTTAGTGCTAACCCTTTATGAATTTTTAACTACAAGTTAAAGAATCTTAAACAAGCACTATCTACCTGGAGCAGAGCTACATATGGGGATATATTCCAGAAGATTGCAAGCCTTGAGGAGGTGGTCTTGGTTCATGAAAGACAATATGAAGTCAATCCTACACAGATGAATAGACAAAGATTAAAACGGGTCCAAGCTGAAATGATTAAATATCTTGCATTAGAAGAAGAATTCTGGAGACAAAAAGCTAGCATGTCATGGTTCAAAGATGGCGATAGAAACACTAAATTCTCCACGCTCAAGTTAATGGGAGAAGGAAGAGACTGAAATTATCAAGGATCCAGAATAGCCTTGGTAACTGGATCGAAGAAGATCACTTAATAGCAGAAGAAGCAATAAAGTTCTACAAGGATCAATTTACTGAGACTGCAGTTCCAAATGATTTTGACATTTTAAATCATGTACCTTCAATGGTAGATAGTGATCAACATGAAAGATTGATGGCCTTGCCTTCCAATGAATAAGTGAAGAGAGCAGTTATGGGGTTGAATGGGGACTCAGCTGGTGGACCGGATGGATTCACTGGAGCCTTTTACCAAATATGctgggaaatttttgaagaagatgtAGTCCGCATGGTCAAGGCATTCTTTTGCGGTTAGCATTTGCCAAAGAGTGTGACGCACACAAACCTAGTTTTattaccaaagaaaaaagaagttacgACCTTTGCGGACATGAGACCAATCAGTCTTAGCAACTTTGTTAACAAGATTTTCTCTAGGGTTATTAATGAGAGGTTGGTTGAATTATTACCAAACATAATCTCGGAGGAACAGGCAGGTTTTGTGAAGGGCAAAAGCATAGTTGAGAACGTGCTGTTAACTCAAGAAATTATTACGGATATCAAGTTGAGAATAAAAGCAGGTCCAAATGTTGTGATTAAGCTTGATATGACAAAAGCTTATGATAGGCTATCATGGCTATTCCTGACCaaaatactaaggaaaatgggatTTCCTGAAGCTTTTATTGGCTTGATCTTTGATTTGATTGGGAACAATTGGTACTCTGTTCTTATAAGTGGTCAGCCTAATGGTTTCTTCAAATCATCGAGGGGAGTTAAACAGGGTGACCCTTTGTCACCAACTCTATTCATTCTGGCATCAGAAGCACTTTCTCGGGGATTGAATTCACTACACACTAACCTGTATTTCTGTGGTTTTGGAATGCCAAAATGGAGCCCAAAAATAAATCATCTATCATACGCTGATGATACGATCATTTTCTGCTCATCTGATGAAACTTCATTGAGACTTGTCATGGAGGTTTTGAAAGCTTATGAATCATCATCTGGTCAACTGGTGAACAAAGCCAAATTAGCCATATACCTGCATCATTTAACGGATAATGAGGTGATTAACAAGGTGGAAAGGATTACAggtatacgaagacaatgtttcCCTATGACCTATCTTGGCTGTcctattttttatgcaagaagaaGGGGAGACTATTACCAAGGATTAATCACCAAGGCTATGGACAAAATGCAGTCATGGAAAGGCAAAATCCTATCTGTAGGAGGCAGAGTGGTTTTGATCGCAAATGTCCTGCAGAGTATCCCAATTCATATGTTGTCACCAGTGAATCCACCAAGTTATGTGATCAACAAATTACATAGCATTTTTGCCAAGTTTTTCTGGAGCAGCAATGTGGGAGGCAGCACTAGACATTGGGCATCTTGGACTAACCTTTGTATGCCTTATGAGGAGGGAGGCATAGGTTTCAGGTCCCTACATGATGTATCCAAGGCACTGTTCTGCAAATTGTGGTGGAATTTCAGGACAAAACCCAGTTTGTGGAGTGCATTTATTAGTCAAAAGTACTGCAAGAAACTAAATGCAATAATTGTACCTTGGAAGGGTGGATCCCACACGTGGAGAAAAATGCTAGAATGTAGGGACTTGATTGAGCATCAAATCTAATGGAAACTGAGAATGGGATCAGCTCTATTCTGGTTCGACAATTGGACTAAGATAGGAGCCTTATATTTTCAAGTACCGGCAGATTTTGGTATCGATGAGGATATTCATAATGTCAATGATATGGTTGAAAATGGTATGTGGAATGTGGATAAAATGTTTGAGAGCCTACCTGAAGGTTTGGCACACCACATTGTGCCGAATATTAGACCACCAACTGAAAGTTCACAGTTAGATACTCCTTTCTGGATGCTTCAAACAAGGGGACATTTTACAGTAAAGTCTGCATGGGATTACGTGCGAAGAAGAGCCAACCCAAGATTAGCTTACAAGATgatatgtgtcacacctcctttttcacctacacccataagggcgtaaaggagtttttccatttaaaggacaatcggaacgggatttaattattaattattcagagtcgccacttgagagattaatggtgtcctaagtcaccggttgtatctcgaaccgaggaaatttatgactctgttaacagtccgcgaaccagaaatccgagtaaggaattctgttaacccgggagaaggtgttaggcattcccgggttccgtggttctagcacggtcgcttaactattgtatttgattttatctgattttaatacctgctagcttatgtgcgttttatttgtaaaccgcttttattttaaagaattacgatgtcgtgaaaacgcgtttcgaaccccgtcgcaatcaatgtgcccgtgattgtcaacacatttcgacttcatcgagatttggatttgggtcgcatcaatgcgcacccgagttcaggaaggtaattttattaaGAGCGCgtttaaagcaactacgcgtttgcactttgcgagggccatggaatttcaactaaatggcacacctcgatttctaaaggaataaaattaattaagtgagggccatgcaattgtccTTCTGTTCgacatggcacacctcaaattgtCCCAAAGGGTTGTACCCAATTAAAGCAGCCTATGAATGTTCATGAATtgttcttctcttttgctttgaAATTTATCGTAAAGCATGATTTATAGAAGCTGAAATGGTGGGAAAccatattaaaaagaaaattactTCCAATCATACGGAATTGCCCAAGCATTTTACGAACAGATTGTCTCTAGCCTATTACCTCTAACCATTGGCAAGCACGAAACGAGGTATTAATTAATACTAATAAGACGAACGGAAACTGTAGGGTAACAAATCAGGATTCCCCTTTATATATTTTGAATTCgtaaaaaaaaaagttgagcCACAGGTAAAAACATTCTAGCTACAGATAATGAGATCCAAAAACAAACCAGCTGCTCTAAAATCAAGCATACCATTTTAATCCTAACGGAGAAGACACAATAAATAtccgaaaagaaaaaaaaagcaattcATGTACCTTAAGATGCAGTGGGCCAATGGATCAAATTAATCAATATGCAAACAACAATACCAAACGGATTCATCAGTGAATAAACATGAATCGATATTAACGTAGACCATATCCAATTTTACGTTGAAACTAAAACTAAAATCAACAAAACCATACCATGAACAACAGAAAACATCAGAGAACAAACTCCACCATGTATACACGAACAAATTTCAGCAAATTCATAGCACATGGATGCCTGAACAACATTTACATTTCGAGATTGAGACAAATGCCTCTAAACATCATTCGAGACAAATTTGAATAGCCAAAGAAAGGCGAGAGGAAAGCTGTAGCTTAGCAAAACAGAACCACCGAAGAACAACTCACACAACTGAACCTCAAACTTAAATTTTAAGTCCAAACAATTGAAACAAACAGACCTGGACCATTGAAAAAATCACTTAACGCGAAACTAACACGAGTTCAAGCTGGTCTTTAGCTAAATCAGTAGCATATATCAACAAAACTTAAAACTGAAAAGAAGAACCCAAAGAATATAATCCTATTCTGGAAGGATGACAGGATGAAAGGAAATAGACATATCAAACAATGCTTATGGAACTCGTCTCGAGCTTATACGAGCAAACTGAACCCAAACACTTACAACAAGCTCTAAAGAACCCATTACTAAACTATGGATCATTTGAACAATAATAAGTTTCTTTATCAAATAGCTAATCAAACTGATTCTAATAGCAAATGACGTGTTTCACTAACTCAAACGACCAAGAATCAAATCTGACTTTGATCAAACGCATTTGTCAAAACGATCAGATTCGTACCAGAATTGCAGGGCAGACAATTTCAGAGTTCAATTCATATGTAAACTAAACTAAACAGAACCGGAATAAACATGAACACATTGTTCATTTGAAGTCGACGACACTTGATTCAGAATATTCTTTAAGCTTTAATAACCGTCAAGACATGTAGGGAATGAAAGACGACTATTCAAATCAACTTCTACTAATTGAAAATACTCAAATACATCATACTACTGAGAATGAATTCATTCAACACGAGATTCGATCCCAGCACAAACATAGCACTCGAGACAGAAACACATAGTTCAAAGCACTAAAACAAAACAGAATCGCAAGAACAGAGAGATGAAGATTGAACCTGAAATTTCGAACTTCTTTTGATAACAGAATCGAAGGACATTACACGATTTCGACTCCAAA
Proteins encoded in this region:
- the LOC107798019 gene encoding uncharacterized protein LOC107798019, producing MDAIIWNVRSVNTMQAFERLITMHRKHHFEFIGILEPMQQSHKMERYRARIGLAQAVVNVSHKIWAFIDDIFEVTILYNMTQQLTLRLMHSETHVELILTLVYAKCDRTERIELWDTLYGMASDMTVPWLVGGNFNVIWDEEDKYGGLLVSLIEVDDFRHCINTCNLTDLGFKGSIFTWWNGRSEEDCIFKRLDRCFGNNELQQTFPGLEITHLSKIGSDHCPMLLKCDIETPPIKKATYGDIFQKIASLEEVVLVHERQYEVNPTQMNRQRLKRVQAEMIKYLALEEEFWRQKASMSWFKDGDRNTKFSTLKLMGEGRD